A stretch of the Aspergillus puulaauensis MK2 DNA, chromosome 6, nearly complete sequence genome encodes the following:
- the RIB5 gene encoding riboflavin synthase (COG:H;~EggNog:ENOG410PHUK;~InterPro:IPR026017,IPR017938,IPR001783,IPR023366;~PFAM:PF00677), with translation MFTGLVETIGTVSSLEPLDTTASGGGGTSLTITDCETILTDVQLGDSISVNGTCLTVTAFEKSWFKVGVAPETLRRTNLGALTETSQVNLERAVKGETRMGGHMVQGHVDTIARIIATTPDENSLVLRLQPRDRTTLRYIVEKGFITLDGASLTVTQVKDGEDGWFEIMLIAYTQEKIVTAAKKVGDFVNVEIDVMAKYVEKGIEAYFAGTAGGNMSILEKMVERIVEEKLKR, from the exons atGTTTACCGGACTGGTTGAAACCATCGGGA CGGTCTCGTCTCTTGAGCCCCTCGACACCACAGCAAGCGGCGGCGGGGGCACATCTCTAACGATCACCGATTGCGAGACTATTCTCACCGATGTGCAGCTGGGCGATAGTATTAGTGTCAATG GAACCTGTCTGACTGTCACGGCCTTTGAAAAATCATGGTTCAAGGTCGGAGTCGCCCCCGAAACTCTCCGCCGTACAAATCTAGGCGCCTTAACGGAAACTTCTCAAGTGAACCTCGAGCGTGCTGTGAAAGGCGAAACCCGGATGGGCGGACACATGGTGCAGGGTCACGTCGACACAATTGCGAGAATTATTGCCACGACGCCTGATGAGAATTCATTGGTTCTCCGTCTTCAACCCCGCGATCGTACTACTTTACGGTACATTGTTGAAAAGGGGTTCATTACGCTTGACGGAGCAAGCTTGACGGTTACGCAGGtgaaggatggagaggatgggTGGTTTGAGATTATGCTTATTGCGTATACGCAGGAGAAGATTGTAACAGCCGCAAAGAAGGTTGGGGATTTTGTGAATGTGGAGATTGATGTCATGGCGAAGTATGTTGAGAAAGGAATAGAGGCCTACTTTGCTGGAACAGCAGGGGGTAATATGAGCAttttggagaagatggttgaGCGGATAGTCGAAGAGAAGCTGAAGCGATAA
- a CDS encoding Brix domain-containing protein (BUSCO:EOG09263NE7;~COG:J;~EggNog:ENOG410PFZF;~InterPro:IPR007109;~PFAM:PF04427;~TransMembrane:1 (i74-93o)), with translation MPRRVKSRSHPKAPSGPANGKGSASSVGKSPKSMVIRIGGSRVGGSVSQLVKDVRLMMEPDTAVRLKERKSNRLRDYTVMTGPLGVTHLLLFSKSSTGNTNMRLALTPRGPTLNFKVESYSLCRDVEKAQKRPRGGGQDHKTPPLLVMNNFNKADADENSKVPKRLEHLTTTIFQSLFPPINPQAQPLSSIRRVMLLNREPEAESDDEGSYVLNLRHYAITTRKTGVSKRIRRLDPKEVRNREKHKSAVPNLGKLEDAADYLLDPSAAGYTSASETELDTDAEVEVAGTTTRKVLTKREMQRMKSGEKVDKKTNAPEVEKRAVKLVELGPRLRLRLIKVEDGLCEGRVMWHDYIHKSEHEVDALDKNWDKKTKEKEARKKLQKQNVERKKQEKAKARAEGKEVEDDDDELDDEDVDMDDEWVSDDEVDQKEEGEEEEEGDESMDE, from the exons ATGCCCAGGCGTGTTAAGAGTCGGTCTCATCCTAAGGCGCCTAGTGGCCCTGCCAATGGCAAAGGGAGCGCCTCATCCGTGGGCAAGAGCCCGAAGTCTATGGTTATCAGAATTGGAGGCTCGCGAGTTGGCGGCAGTGTAAGCCAGCTGGTGAAGGATGTTCGTCTCATGATGGAGCCAGACACAGCAGTGCGACTAAAG GAACGCAAATCGAACAGGCTAAGGGACTATACAGTCATGACGGGGCCTCTCGGTGTCACCCATCTCCTTCTATTCTCCAAATCCTCTACCGGAAACACGAATATGCGTCTAGCGCTCACGCCGCGCGGTCCTACTCTGAACTTTAAAGTAGAAAGTTATTCTCTTTGTCGTGACGTCGAAAAGGCGCAGAAACGCCCAAGAGGTGGTGGCCAGGATCACAAAACACCTCCTTTGCTCGTAATGAACAACTTCAACAAGGCTGATGCCGATGAAAATTCCAAAGTGCCGAAGCGCCTCGAACACTTAACAACTACCATCTTCCAGTCGCTTTTCCCGCCGATCAACCCCCAGGCCCAGCCTCTATCCTCTATCCGCCGTGTGATGCTCCTGAATCGAGAACCCGAGGCCGAGTCAGATGACGAAGGTTCATACGTGCTTAATCTGAGACACTACGCGATTACCACAAGGAAAACAGGTGTCTCTAAACGCATCCGACGTTTGGACCCCAAGGAAGTCCGGAACAGGGAAAAGCACAAGTCCGCTGTCCCCAATCTTGGGAAATTAGAGGATGCCGCAGACTACCTATTGGACCCTTCGGCTGCTGGATATACGTCAGCCAGTGAAACGGAGTTGGATACTGATGCGGAGGTCGAGGTTGCCGGAACAACGACAAGAAAAGTATTGACGAAACGGGAGATGCAGCGCATGAAATCCGGAGAGAAGGTAGACAAGAAGACAAACGCGCCTGAAGTCGAGAAACGGGCTGTCAAGCTAGTTGAACTGGGACCCCGGTTGAGACTTCGATTGATCAAGGTCGAGGATGGACTGTGCGAAGGACGAGTGATGTGGCACGATTATATCCACAAGTCTGAACATGAGGTTGATGCGTTGGATAAGAACTGGGACAAGAagacgaaggagaaggaagcacgAAAGAAACTCCAGAAGCAAAACGTTGAGCGCAAaaagcaggagaaggccaaggctcGTGCTGAAGgcaaggaagtcgaggatgacgacgatgaattggacgatgaggatgttgatatgGACGATGAATGGGTAAGCGATGACGAGGTTGaccagaaggaggagggggaagaagaggaggaaggagacgaATCTATGGACGAATGA